In Primulina eburnea isolate SZY01 chromosome 3, ASM2296580v1, whole genome shotgun sequence, one DNA window encodes the following:
- the LOC140826673 gene encoding RGG repeats nuclear RNA binding protein A-like isoform X1 yields the protein MATLNPFDLLEDDDTEDPSLLIAAHQKKIEPKKPSVQPEKPVPPPAKLPSKPLPPSEAVREAKTESGRGGGSSNHGRGYVRGRGAGSGFNGDATNTSNSPGNKAISGAQGTTDEADSRASSGRRGGYGGPRAPFRGGRRGGFSNGGEDEGERDRPRRAFDRHSGTGRGGELKREGSGRGNWGTQIDEPVSVVVEAPNEGEKIVDAEKPPGEVNAATDGNKEATSNEVEEKEPEDKEMTLEEYEKVREEKRKGLQALKSEERKVDAKEFQAMKQLANKKTSDDIFVKLGSEKDKKKESAEKEEKAKKSVSINEFLKPPEGQSYYSSGGRGRGRGRGPRGGYGGASDSSNFQAPSIEDKGQFPTLGGK from the exons ATGGCGACTCTGAACCCATTTGATTTACTGGAAGACGATGACACGGAGGACCCATCTTTGTTGATTGCTGCCCACCAGAAGAAGATCGAGCCGAAGAAACCCTCGGTGCAGCCTGAAAAGCCGGTGCCTCCGCCAGCTAAGCTACCCTCGAAGCCTCTCCCCCCTTCCGAAGCTG TCAGAGAGGCGAAAACTGAATCTGGCCGAGGAGGGGGCAGCAGTAACCATGGACGTGGATATGTGCGAGGTCGTGGTGCTGGTAGTGGGTTCAATGGGGACGCAACCAACACCAGCAACTCACCTGGAAACAAGGCAATATCGGGTGCTCAGGGTACAACTGACGAGGCTGATAGTAGGGCTTCTTCTGGAAGGCGTGGTGGCTATGGTGGACCTCGTGCCCCTTTTCGAGGTGGCCGCCGAGGTGGTTTCAGCAATGGAGGGGAAGATGAAGGTGAACGCGACCGTCCTCGTCGAGCATTTGATCGCCATAGTGGAACTGGCCGTGG AGGCGAATTGAAACGTGAGGGATCTGGCCGAGGGAACTGGGGTACACAGATTGATGAACCAGTTTC AGTGGTCGTGGAGGCTCCTAATGAAGGAGAGAAAATTGTGGACGCTGAAAAGCCCCCAGGAGAGGTGAATGCTGCAACTGATGGAAACAAGGAAGCTACTTCAAATGAAGTTGAGGAGAAGGAACCTGAGGACAAG GAAATGACTCTTGAAGAGTATGAGAAAGTTCGGGAGGAGAAAAGGAAGGGTCTTCAAGCTCTTAAATCCGAGGAAAGGAAGGTTGATGCAAAAGAGTTTCAAGCTATGAAGCAGCTTGCAAATAAGAAAACTTCTGATGACATTTTTGTCAAATTG GGCTCTGAAAAAGATAAGAAAAAAGAGTCAGCTGAGAAAGAAGAAAAGGCCAAGAAG TCTGTCAGCATCAACGAGTTCTTGAAGCCTCCCGAGGGCCAAAGTTACTACAGTTCTGGTGGTCGCGGACGAGGGCGTGGTCGCGGCCCTAGAGGAGGCTACGGTGGAGCCAGTGACTCGAGCAACTTTCAAGCACCTTCAATAGAAGATAAAGGACAGTTCCCTACCTTAGGTGGCAAATAA
- the LOC140826673 gene encoding RGG repeats nuclear RNA binding protein A-like isoform X2: MATLNPFDLLEDDDTEDPSLLIAAHQKKIEPKKPSVQPEKPVPPPAKLPSKPLPPSEAVREAKTESGRGGGSSNHGRGYVRGRGAGSGFNGDATNTSNSPGNKAISGAQGTTDEADSRASSGRRGGYGGPRAPFRGGRRGGFSNGGEDEGERDRPRRAFDRHSGTGRGGELKREGSGRGNWGTQIDEPVSVVVEAPNEGEKIVDAEKPPGEVNAATDGNKEATSNEVEEKEPEDKEMTLEEYEKVREEKRKGLQALKSEERKVDAKEFQAMKQLANKKTSDDIFVKLGSEKDKKKESAEKEEKAKKLEY; encoded by the exons ATGGCGACTCTGAACCCATTTGATTTACTGGAAGACGATGACACGGAGGACCCATCTTTGTTGATTGCTGCCCACCAGAAGAAGATCGAGCCGAAGAAACCCTCGGTGCAGCCTGAAAAGCCGGTGCCTCCGCCAGCTAAGCTACCCTCGAAGCCTCTCCCCCCTTCCGAAGCTG TCAGAGAGGCGAAAACTGAATCTGGCCGAGGAGGGGGCAGCAGTAACCATGGACGTGGATATGTGCGAGGTCGTGGTGCTGGTAGTGGGTTCAATGGGGACGCAACCAACACCAGCAACTCACCTGGAAACAAGGCAATATCGGGTGCTCAGGGTACAACTGACGAGGCTGATAGTAGGGCTTCTTCTGGAAGGCGTGGTGGCTATGGTGGACCTCGTGCCCCTTTTCGAGGTGGCCGCCGAGGTGGTTTCAGCAATGGAGGGGAAGATGAAGGTGAACGCGACCGTCCTCGTCGAGCATTTGATCGCCATAGTGGAACTGGCCGTGG AGGCGAATTGAAACGTGAGGGATCTGGCCGAGGGAACTGGGGTACACAGATTGATGAACCAGTTTC AGTGGTCGTGGAGGCTCCTAATGAAGGAGAGAAAATTGTGGACGCTGAAAAGCCCCCAGGAGAGGTGAATGCTGCAACTGATGGAAACAAGGAAGCTACTTCAAATGAAGTTGAGGAGAAGGAACCTGAGGACAAG GAAATGACTCTTGAAGAGTATGAGAAAGTTCGGGAGGAGAAAAGGAAGGGTCTTCAAGCTCTTAAATCCGAGGAAAGGAAGGTTGATGCAAAAGAGTTTCAAGCTATGAAGCAGCTTGCAAATAAGAAAACTTCTGATGACATTTTTGTCAAATTG GGCTCTGAAAAAGATAAGAAAAAAGAGTCAGCTGAGAAAGAAGAAAAGGCCAAGAAG CTGGAATATTGA